One window from the genome of Puniceicoccus vermicola encodes:
- a CDS encoding glycoside hydrolase family 2 TIM barrel-domain containing protein — MPLSPIDRILGKTFEQPELTGMNRVPMRATQYSYPDVESALVGDRKTSPWWVSLDGTWRFLYRENPSELPEGIDSADGSGEDWADMPVPSLWPMQGYSFPHYTNVKMPFHAEAPHSPERNPTGVYQRSFTVEPSWKGRRVVLHFGGVDGVLQLYVNGSFVGLNKDSRLPSEYDITKNVNWDGENRLTAVVIQYSDASYVEDQDQWRMGGIHREVCLYSTGAVFLEDVKALTDFDPESGDGSLDLQVRVSMGNALEEGWTVDWRLLDASEEGEIGSNREEVAVRREHLAPWPRIGCHVGKLFSGVQPWSAEQPTRYRLLVALNSPSGDVVESTAIWIGFRRVKIHDRELLVNGKAVMFHGVNRHDHTDTGGNVVTEEWMRKDLEVMKAHNINAIRTSHYPNDPLFYDLCDEYGFYVIDEANIESHDFHNTICEDKRYLNAFVERGMRMVMRDKNHPSIIMWSLGNESGHGSNHDAMAGWIRKYDPTRLMHYEGAISRGQSKSEWDQGHLATDVICPMYPEVREMIEWVEEERDPRPVILCEYSHAMGNSNGCLKEYYDAFEAYKGLQGGFIWEWLDHGLKETAENGKEYWTYGGDYGDAPNDANFVADGLVWPDRTPHPGLSELKKLAQPLAVEKLDGDALKISVRSKHDFRSLDYLEAQWTLLGDGKELASGTLDLQGIAAGGAKEFALTEADSAVADFSGEALSLHISFVQGEAEGLLPAGHEIAWEHFNLKELAAISASSLSAVNSTVSQKESGLVLEAEGWTAKWSSESGQLESILDANGKEFLAAPLRFTWWRAATDNDGMKLWSGQDAKPLGKWQGAGLPETELILDRHEARDDAGVESVWTVRTPVHPRAATFRQRVKWTGKGLWITNELETSADLPDLPRLGIEFAVVPGFEKVDYFGYGPVENYRDRCAGVWKEHFSTTVEAMHVPYIMPQENGSRSGAVRVRLQNEEGIRLKIEAVEKAFEFKASHLNDEDLYKATHTYELEPRPETWVYVDHLQRGLGTKSCGPDTLDQYKIRPGKYSWSFLLRVES; from the coding sequence ATGCCTCTCAGCCCAATTGACCGTATTCTTGGAAAGACCTTTGAACAACCGGAGTTGACCGGAATGAACCGCGTACCGATGCGGGCCACGCAGTATTCGTATCCTGATGTGGAGTCTGCGCTCGTCGGGGACCGGAAAACATCGCCTTGGTGGGTCTCTCTGGATGGCACCTGGCGGTTTCTCTATCGGGAGAATCCATCGGAGTTGCCCGAGGGGATCGATTCGGCGGACGGCTCGGGAGAAGATTGGGCGGATATGCCGGTGCCGAGTCTTTGGCCGATGCAGGGGTACAGTTTTCCGCACTACACGAATGTGAAGATGCCTTTTCACGCGGAAGCCCCTCATTCCCCGGAACGGAATCCGACCGGGGTTTACCAGAGGAGTTTCACCGTTGAGCCGTCTTGGAAAGGGCGTCGCGTCGTGCTTCATTTCGGCGGGGTCGACGGTGTGCTGCAACTTTATGTCAACGGATCGTTTGTCGGCTTGAATAAGGATTCCCGGCTGCCTTCCGAATACGACATCACGAAGAACGTGAATTGGGACGGGGAGAATCGACTGACGGCCGTCGTCATCCAGTATAGTGACGCCAGTTATGTCGAGGATCAGGACCAGTGGCGGATGGGGGGCATTCATCGCGAGGTGTGTCTGTACTCGACGGGTGCTGTGTTTCTGGAGGATGTGAAGGCGTTGACCGATTTCGATCCGGAGTCCGGGGACGGTTCTTTGGACCTGCAGGTGCGTGTCTCGATGGGAAACGCTCTGGAAGAGGGATGGACGGTCGATTGGCGGTTGCTGGATGCTTCGGAGGAGGGAGAAATCGGCTCCAACCGTGAGGAGGTCGCGGTGCGCCGGGAGCATCTCGCTCCGTGGCCGAGAATCGGTTGCCATGTCGGAAAGTTGTTTTCGGGAGTTCAGCCTTGGTCTGCCGAGCAGCCAACACGCTATCGGCTTTTGGTCGCCCTGAATTCGCCCTCCGGGGATGTGGTGGAAAGCACTGCGATCTGGATCGGTTTCCGAAGAGTGAAAATCCACGACCGTGAGTTGTTGGTCAATGGGAAGGCGGTGATGTTCCATGGGGTCAATCGTCACGACCATACGGATACCGGTGGCAATGTCGTGACCGAGGAGTGGATGCGCAAGGACCTCGAGGTCATGAAGGCCCACAACATCAATGCCATCCGCACCTCCCACTATCCGAACGATCCGCTCTTCTACGATCTTTGCGACGAGTATGGTTTCTATGTGATCGATGAAGCCAATATCGAGTCCCACGACTTTCATAATACCATTTGCGAGGATAAGCGCTACTTGAACGCCTTTGTGGAACGGGGGATGCGGATGGTGATGCGGGACAAGAATCATCCGAGCATCATCATGTGGTCTCTCGGAAACGAGTCGGGGCACGGTTCGAACCATGACGCGATGGCGGGCTGGATCCGCAAGTATGATCCCACCCGGCTGATGCACTATGAAGGTGCGATATCCCGCGGGCAGTCCAAGTCGGAGTGGGATCAGGGGCACCTGGCCACGGACGTCATTTGTCCGATGTATCCCGAGGTGCGGGAAATGATTGAATGGGTCGAGGAGGAGCGTGACCCGCGTCCAGTGATTCTCTGCGAATACTCGCATGCAATGGGCAATAGTAATGGTTGTCTGAAGGAGTACTACGATGCCTTTGAAGCATACAAAGGCCTTCAGGGAGGTTTTATCTGGGAATGGCTCGACCACGGACTGAAGGAAACCGCCGAGAACGGAAAGGAATACTGGACCTATGGGGGCGACTACGGAGACGCGCCCAATGACGCGAATTTTGTGGCCGACGGCTTGGTTTGGCCGGATCGGACGCCTCATCCGGGTCTTTCCGAACTCAAGAAGCTGGCCCAGCCTTTGGCGGTGGAGAAGCTCGACGGAGATGCATTGAAGATTTCTGTGCGGTCGAAGCACGACTTCCGGTCGCTGGATTATCTGGAAGCACAGTGGACGCTTCTCGGGGATGGAAAGGAATTGGCTTCGGGGACCCTCGATTTGCAGGGAATTGCGGCGGGGGGAGCAAAAGAATTTGCCCTGACGGAGGCAGATTCCGCTGTGGCTGATTTTTCGGGCGAGGCGCTGTCGTTGCACATCTCCTTTGTCCAGGGAGAGGCCGAAGGTTTGCTTCCGGCTGGGCATGAAATCGCTTGGGAGCACTTCAACCTGAAGGAGTTGGCAGCCATTTCCGCGAGCTCGCTTTCCGCGGTGAATTCCACCGTTTCGCAGAAGGAGTCGGGTTTGGTCCTGGAGGCGGAAGGGTGGACCGCGAAGTGGTCGTCGGAGAGCGGGCAACTCGAATCGATTTTGGATGCAAACGGGAAGGAGTTCCTGGCGGCGCCGCTTCGGTTTACCTGGTGGCGGGCGGCAACCGACAATGATGGGATGAAGCTCTGGTCCGGGCAGGACGCGAAGCCCTTGGGCAAATGGCAGGGGGCTGGCTTGCCGGAGACTGAGCTGATCCTGGATCGGCATGAAGCGCGGGACGATGCGGGGGTCGAATCCGTTTGGACCGTTCGGACACCGGTTCACCCGCGGGCGGCGACGTTCCGTCAGCGAGTGAAATGGACCGGGAAGGGATTATGGATCACGAACGAATTGGAAACCTCAGCCGATCTTCCCGATCTTCCGCGGCTCGGCATCGAGTTCGCCGTCGTTCCCGGATTTGAAAAGGTGGACTACTTCGGTTACGGACCAGTGGAGAATTACCGGGACCGCTGTGCCGGGGTGTGGAAGGAGCATTTCTCGACAACCGTCGAGGCCATGCACGTGCCCTATATCATGCCGCAGGAGAACGGGAGTCGGTCCGGGGCGGTACGGGTGAGGTTGCAGAATGAGGAAGGGATTCGGTTGAAAATCGAGGCCGTGGAAAAGGCCTTCGAATTCAAGGCTTCTCACCTGAATGATGAGGACCTCTACAAGGCGACCCATACCTACGAGCTGGAACCGCGTCCGGAGACTTGGGTCTACGTGGATCATCTGCAGCGAGGGCTTGGGACGAAGAGCTGCGGTCCCGATACTCTGGATCAGTATAAGATCCGGCCGGGGAAGTATTCGTGGAGTTTTCTGCTCCGAGTCGAATCCTAG
- a CDS encoding right-handed parallel beta-helix repeat-containing protein has protein sequence MIRNPRFVLGLVVLGLSTSTSWAADYWISPGGSGSMDGSSEANALPSSAMETVLNTTMGAGDTLYVLSGDYGATQMRIESDGTVSQPKRIVGVDIGGGVPHFSGNGVWKRSEPESGQWRIIILDGSHWEIENLELSGVRQAISNEEGDFASHIRFRDLHVHDVRYGIYLSDMDDSTFENVAVTHYTKHGFRLEKGCDNIVFQSCLADMTRGDHSWWEHSELYPFGFVSYGRSAGNTNVSYIDCVSKNNRKNLQARSYWNGDGFVIEGDTTGVSFQNCIALNNEDAGFDVKADVSIENCVSFQNFRGYRIWGTGTIYNSVAGFPFRRANHVPNGVETTGGSGVWTKNGTATVDYFTFYGNKGRGAHEEGSGSITLTNSILAFSGAEGQFTVGSISLSTGTVTYRPGSGTAPDFVDADPNWDGIGSHMNSQTYGESKGYFQGTVGVQFDPAQVDGYGSQSQSGSTVTVGSSGTALTLAGNIWRKYPFSYDVTSSTVLEVTVSASDVGEILAVGLDDDNDFDDTKSNFQLGGSQPNTDNFYPVTPDYSPVSGAVTYRIPVGSYFTGSRNYLTFVADDDADASANVTFSGIQVFESPDFSLAGFSDYSIQSGAGNVSLESGNTAVHLTGNLWQKFPFNYTFTPATVVEVTIDAIDAGEVLGIGFDSDNSYSNASTTFRLGGSQSPPSRFIVLSPSYTDGEGAVTYVIPVGEYISGPKAYVTFVADDDDDSSVDATFADLRIYEKN, from the coding sequence ATGATTCGAAATCCCCGTTTTGTTCTTGGTCTCGTCGTATTGGGTCTGTCGACTTCTACTTCTTGGGCCGCCGACTATTGGATCTCTCCGGGAGGGAGTGGTTCGATGGATGGGAGCTCGGAAGCAAACGCCCTTCCGAGTTCGGCGATGGAGACGGTTTTGAACACTACGATGGGGGCAGGGGATACGCTCTATGTCCTTTCCGGTGATTACGGTGCCACGCAGATGCGGATCGAATCCGATGGGACCGTCAGCCAACCGAAGCGGATCGTCGGTGTGGACATTGGTGGCGGAGTTCCGCATTTCAGCGGCAATGGAGTTTGGAAGAGATCCGAGCCGGAGTCCGGTCAGTGGCGCATCATCATACTCGACGGGAGTCATTGGGAAATCGAAAATCTGGAGCTCAGCGGAGTTCGCCAGGCGATCAGCAACGAGGAAGGCGATTTTGCGAGCCACATTCGGTTTCGTGACCTTCATGTTCACGACGTTCGATACGGAATCTACCTTTCGGATATGGACGATTCCACTTTTGAGAATGTCGCGGTGACGCATTATACGAAGCATGGATTCCGTTTGGAGAAAGGATGCGACAACATTGTTTTCCAATCCTGTCTGGCGGACATGACACGGGGGGATCATTCTTGGTGGGAGCACTCCGAATTGTATCCCTTCGGATTTGTTTCCTACGGTCGGAGTGCGGGGAATACGAACGTCTCCTACATCGATTGCGTCTCGAAGAATAACCGGAAAAACCTGCAGGCTCGGAGTTATTGGAACGGGGATGGGTTTGTCATCGAAGGAGATACGACGGGAGTTTCGTTCCAGAATTGCATTGCCCTGAATAACGAGGATGCGGGTTTTGATGTGAAGGCGGATGTTTCGATCGAGAACTGCGTCTCGTTTCAAAATTTCCGGGGCTATCGGATTTGGGGGACTGGTACGATCTACAACTCGGTGGCAGGCTTTCCGTTTCGGCGGGCCAATCACGTTCCCAACGGGGTGGAAACAACGGGTGGAAGCGGAGTTTGGACAAAGAATGGGACCGCGACGGTGGACTATTTTACATTTTACGGAAACAAGGGGAGAGGAGCCCATGAGGAGGGCAGTGGTTCGATTACATTGACCAACAGCATTCTCGCATTCTCGGGAGCGGAGGGGCAGTTCACGGTGGGATCGATTAGTCTGAGCACGGGAACTGTAACCTATCGACCCGGATCCGGAACGGCCCCCGATTTTGTCGATGCAGATCCGAATTGGGACGGAATCGGTTCCCATATGAACAGCCAGACCTATGGAGAGAGCAAAGGGTATTTTCAAGGCACTGTCGGGGTTCAATTTGATCCGGCCCAGGTTGACGGCTACGGAAGCCAGTCGCAATCGGGGAGCACTGTCACTGTAGGATCTTCGGGGACGGCTTTGACTCTTGCGGGTAATATTTGGCGGAAGTATCCGTTCTCTTATGATGTGACCTCCAGCACGGTGCTCGAGGTCACTGTGAGTGCAAGCGATGTCGGAGAGATCTTGGCGGTTGGCTTGGATGACGACAATGACTTCGATGACACCAAATCGAATTTCCAGTTGGGAGGTTCGCAGCCGAATACGGATAACTTCTACCCGGTCACACCTGATTATTCCCCTGTGAGTGGCGCGGTAACCTATCGGATTCCGGTGGGGAGCTATTTTACTGGCAGTAGGAACTATTTGACCTTTGTCGCGGACGACGACGCTGATGCGAGTGCGAATGTGACATTTTCTGGGATACAGGTGTTTGAGTCGCCCGATTTCTCACTCGCAGGCTTCAGCGATTACTCGATCCAGTCGGGCGCTGGAAATGTGAGTCTCGAGTCGGGGAACACCGCCGTACATCTGACTGGAAACCTTTGGCAGAAATTCCCATTCAACTACACCTTCACCCCGGCCACGGTGGTTGAGGTAACGATTGATGCGATCGATGCGGGAGAAGTCCTAGGAATCGGGTTTGATAGCGACAATAGCTACTCCAACGCCTCAACGACCTTTCGCTTGGGCGGGAGTCAGAGTCCTCCCAGTCGCTTCATCGTGCTTTCTCCCTCCTATACCGATGGAGAGGGCGCGGTGACCTATGTGATTCCTGTGGGCGAGTACATTTCAGGTCCAAAAGCCTACGTTACGTTTGTCGCGGATGATGACGATGACTCGAGCGTCGACGCGACTTTTGCTGATCTGCGGATCTACGAGAAGAATTAA
- a CDS encoding glycoside hydrolase family 36 protein produces METSIDTEVTLNGLVVNRVPTPHGGMELRICPSSKSKDRVAHREEISGRPESVKITPSATKPDSMVQVKLAQDAMDFGFLSGTTMQDSRTTSGLCVVPVEESDRVGLGDDVLVTALLNEVSKVRVCHFLKPTPVEGTLLSWTRVTNIGDEPFELEHLSSFVLSGLTPFAPEDAPGRLKMHRFRSWWSNEGQHESRSLEDLHLVRNWGGWMLPNERFGQVGTQPVRKFFPFVALEDTEAGVLWGAQLAWAGSWQMEVTRRADQVSLSGGLADYEFGHWKKAIQPGESFVSPIAHLASVAGEIDELTDRLVSLQEALLPEPPEAEKELPVMFNEWCTNWGSPSHDKTIALAKRLQGSGVKYLVIDDGWAKRPPEAKAQSNGDWIVDQEKFPHGMKATCDELKAMGFVPGVWFEFEVCNPGSKAFEETDHLLHRNGRVLDVGSRRFWNLNDPWVVDYLDQKLVRFLRENGFGYLKVDYNDNIGIGCDHPDSFGEGLRQHVEGVYRSFERIHEGVEDIIIENCASGGHRLEPSMMALTEMSSFSDAHESTNIPIVARQLHHLMPPRQSQIWAVLYPEDSPERFVYSLAATFYGRMCLSGPIHDIGDEQMDVIRRSIALYGEVAPIIREGRTWFVGETPWNWRDPEGWCGVCRVSSEGDRAVVVVHEFDRKDSEEIICDLPMEGDWKVSGSLTDETTGEPVLRGSSLHFPAGKSFRGYVISLVRQ; encoded by the coding sequence ATGGAAACCTCAATTGATACCGAAGTTACGTTAAACGGTCTCGTCGTGAATCGTGTGCCCACTCCGCATGGAGGGATGGAGCTGCGAATCTGCCCTTCGTCTAAAAGTAAGGACCGAGTGGCTCATCGGGAGGAGATTTCCGGTCGCCCTGAGTCCGTGAAGATCACCCCCTCGGCGACAAAGCCGGACAGCATGGTTCAGGTGAAGCTGGCTCAGGATGCGATGGATTTCGGGTTTTTGTCCGGGACAACCATGCAGGACAGCCGGACGACGTCGGGGCTGTGTGTCGTTCCCGTCGAGGAATCGGATCGTGTCGGTCTGGGGGACGACGTATTGGTGACCGCGTTGCTGAACGAAGTCTCGAAGGTGCGGGTTTGCCATTTTCTGAAGCCGACGCCGGTCGAGGGGACTTTGTTGTCCTGGACCCGGGTGACGAATATCGGTGATGAACCGTTCGAGTTAGAACACTTGTCGAGCTTCGTCCTCTCCGGTTTGACTCCCTTCGCCCCGGAGGATGCTCCTGGGCGGCTGAAAATGCATCGTTTTCGGAGCTGGTGGAGCAATGAGGGACAGCACGAAAGTAGGTCACTGGAAGATCTGCATCTGGTTCGGAACTGGGGTGGTTGGATGCTTCCGAATGAGCGGTTTGGCCAAGTCGGGACACAGCCGGTGCGGAAGTTTTTCCCATTTGTCGCGCTGGAAGATACGGAAGCCGGGGTTCTTTGGGGGGCTCAACTCGCTTGGGCTGGCTCTTGGCAGATGGAAGTGACACGGCGTGCGGACCAGGTGTCACTCTCGGGAGGCCTGGCTGACTACGAGTTTGGTCACTGGAAAAAGGCGATCCAGCCCGGAGAGTCTTTTGTGAGTCCAATCGCGCATCTGGCGAGTGTCGCCGGTGAGATCGATGAACTGACGGATCGGCTGGTCTCGCTGCAGGAGGCGCTTCTTCCGGAACCGCCGGAAGCGGAGAAGGAACTGCCGGTGATGTTTAACGAGTGGTGCACCAATTGGGGGTCGCCTAGTCACGACAAGACGATTGCTTTGGCCAAGCGTTTACAGGGGTCCGGAGTGAAGTATTTAGTGATCGATGACGGATGGGCGAAGCGTCCGCCGGAAGCGAAAGCGCAGTCCAATGGAGACTGGATCGTCGATCAGGAAAAGTTTCCTCATGGGATGAAGGCGACTTGTGACGAGTTGAAAGCCATGGGCTTCGTGCCCGGCGTATGGTTCGAGTTCGAGGTCTGTAATCCCGGGTCCAAGGCATTTGAGGAGACCGATCACTTGCTTCATCGCAACGGGCGGGTACTGGACGTTGGTTCCCGTCGATTCTGGAACTTAAATGATCCGTGGGTCGTCGATTATTTGGATCAGAAGCTTGTCCGGTTCCTCCGGGAGAACGGCTTTGGCTACCTGAAGGTCGACTACAACGATAACATCGGGATCGGATGCGATCATCCGGATTCTTTCGGAGAAGGCCTGCGCCAGCATGTCGAGGGCGTTTATCGCTCCTTCGAGCGCATTCATGAAGGTGTCGAGGACATCATTATCGAAAACTGTGCTTCGGGAGGACATCGACTCGAGCCTTCGATGATGGCGTTGACGGAGATGAGCTCGTTCTCCGATGCCCACGAGTCGACCAATATCCCGATTGTCGCTCGGCAGCTCCATCATTTGATGCCGCCCCGCCAATCACAGATCTGGGCGGTGCTTTACCCTGAGGATTCTCCGGAGCGGTTTGTCTATTCGCTGGCGGCCACTTTCTACGGACGCATGTGTCTTTCGGGCCCGATCCATGATATCGGTGACGAACAGATGGATGTGATCCGCCGAAGCATTGCACTCTATGGGGAAGTCGCTCCTATCATTCGGGAGGGAAGAACATGGTTTGTCGGAGAAACGCCTTGGAACTGGCGCGATCCTGAGGGCTGGTGCGGTGTTTGCCGGGTCAGTAGCGAGGGTGACCGTGCGGTCGTGGTTGTCCACGAATTCGATCGGAAAGATTCAGAGGAGATTATTTGCGACCTGCCAATGGAGGGCGACTGGAAGGTCTCTGGGTCACTGACCGACGAGACTACCGGGGAGCCGGTCTTGCGCGGAAGCTCACTGCATTTCCCTGCTGGAAAGTCTTTCCGCGGATACGTGATCTCGCTGGTTCGTCAGTAG
- a CDS encoding sialate O-acetylesterase yields the protein MAKPLVKSAVFLSIFGLGLISQADVSLPGLFGDHMVFQREQSNPVWGWADAGEEVTVSINGQSQSTTADEDGNWQVELDPLPVGGPYTLQVEGNNSLTVEDVLSGEVWICSGQSNMEWPISRVNNADVEIVSANYPEIRLMTVPRIGTQEPQLTFNGKWVLCSPETVGNFSAVGYLFGRRIHNTLGVPVGLIDNSWGGSAAEAWVPREKLEASETFSKYLADWEKKTSEYTDEIHAEKVAEYNEWKAAGKPDPKMRWPRDPRTGQHRPANLYNGVLYPLIGYGIRGVIWYQGETNGGRAEAYRELFPLMISTWREDWGQGDFPFYWVQLADFQAEKEEPGDSSWANLREAQTMTLSLPNTGEAVIIDAGEGRDIHPRDKQTVASRLVRHALANDYGFDMVPASPIFESMDVEGNVATITFSSIDEGLYSFDTKDVVGFAVAGEDGNFVWADAKIVGKDKVEVSAEGVETPVAVRYAWAMNPIANLYDRNGLPVTPFRTDSE from the coding sequence ATGGCGAAACCCCTCGTAAAATCAGCCGTATTCTTATCCATTTTCGGTCTGGGACTAATCTCTCAGGCTGACGTAAGCCTCCCGGGCTTGTTCGGAGACCACATGGTTTTCCAGCGGGAGCAGTCCAACCCGGTTTGGGGATGGGCGGACGCCGGCGAGGAGGTGACCGTCTCGATCAACGGCCAATCTCAATCTACGACAGCCGATGAGGATGGAAATTGGCAGGTGGAGCTGGATCCTCTTCCGGTCGGGGGCCCCTACACATTGCAGGTGGAAGGCAACAACTCGCTGACCGTCGAAGATGTTTTGTCCGGGGAGGTCTGGATCTGCTCGGGGCAGTCGAACATGGAGTGGCCCATTTCAAGGGTCAATAATGCCGATGTTGAGATCGTTTCGGCGAACTATCCGGAAATTCGTTTGATGACCGTGCCCCGAATTGGGACCCAGGAGCCACAATTGACATTCAATGGAAAGTGGGTGCTTTGTTCTCCCGAAACGGTTGGAAACTTTTCGGCAGTTGGATATCTCTTCGGTCGACGTATTCACAATACCCTCGGAGTGCCGGTCGGTTTGATCGACAATTCGTGGGGAGGTTCAGCCGCTGAGGCCTGGGTGCCCCGGGAAAAGCTGGAAGCTTCTGAAACCTTCTCAAAATATTTGGCGGATTGGGAAAAGAAAACTTCGGAATATACGGACGAGATCCACGCCGAGAAAGTTGCGGAATACAATGAGTGGAAAGCCGCTGGAAAACCGGATCCCAAAATGCGCTGGCCACGTGATCCCCGAACAGGGCAGCACCGCCCGGCCAACCTCTACAATGGTGTTCTTTATCCGTTGATTGGTTACGGCATTCGAGGGGTAATTTGGTATCAGGGGGAGACCAATGGTGGACGCGCCGAAGCTTATCGGGAGCTTTTCCCTCTCATGATTTCGACATGGCGCGAAGACTGGGGGCAGGGCGATTTCCCATTCTATTGGGTGCAGTTAGCTGATTTCCAGGCAGAGAAGGAAGAGCCGGGTGACAGTAGCTGGGCGAATCTTCGGGAAGCACAAACAATGACTCTGTCTCTTCCCAACACCGGTGAGGCGGTGATCATCGATGCCGGGGAAGGTCGCGATATTCACCCTCGCGACAAGCAGACAGTAGCGAGTCGATTGGTGCGTCACGCTCTTGCGAATGATTACGGCTTCGACATGGTGCCTGCCAGTCCGATCTTTGAATCAATGGATGTGGAAGGCAATGTCGCCACAATTACGTTTTCGAGCATCGACGAAGGTCTTTATTCCTTCGATACGAAGGATGTCGTTGGATTCGCGGTTGCCGGAGAAGATGGTAACTTTGTGTGGGCCGACGCGAAAATCGTTGGCAAAGACAAGGTCGAGGTTTCGGCAGAAGGAGTCGAGACACCCGTAGCCGTGAGGTACGCTTGGGCGATGAACCCGATTGCCAATCTCTACGATCGCAACGGCCTTCCCGTGACTCCGTTCCGCACCGACAGCGAGTAG
- a CDS encoding dihydrodipicolinate synthase family protein gives MKIHGIIPPLVTPLKADETLDLEATSRLIEHVIAGGVHGLFILGTTGEGPNLSYDLRRQYIDFVTEKVDARIPVIVSISDTAYAESLSLADYSQKAGADAVAFTPPYYFIPGAPELHDFVQRMGDKVSLPFFLYNMPALTKVSLPLDVVELAFTMENCLGLKDSSGDLFYFKKIKRLIGDRDLTLLIGPEELLAESLLAGGNGGINGGANVFPKLYVKIYELMEAGDFRTAETLQREVMEISSRLFTIGKHGSSIIKGLKGALEVRGIAGRHLASPFSGFKDEDLQRVEKTVQALEARPVLAPYLA, from the coding sequence ATGAAGATTCACGGCATCATCCCTCCGCTCGTCACTCCGCTCAAGGCGGACGAAACCTTGGACCTGGAGGCAACCTCACGCCTCATCGAACATGTAATCGCCGGCGGAGTCCACGGTCTATTCATCCTCGGAACGACCGGGGAAGGTCCCAATTTGAGCTACGACCTCCGACGTCAATACATCGACTTTGTCACCGAAAAAGTGGATGCCCGCATTCCGGTCATCGTCAGCATCAGCGACACCGCCTACGCCGAATCTCTCTCGCTGGCCGATTATTCGCAGAAAGCGGGAGCCGACGCCGTCGCCTTTACCCCGCCCTACTATTTCATCCCCGGCGCACCGGAGTTGCACGATTTCGTGCAACGGATGGGCGACAAAGTGAGTCTCCCGTTCTTTCTCTACAACATGCCCGCCCTGACCAAGGTGTCACTGCCACTCGATGTCGTGGAGCTGGCGTTTACCATGGAGAACTGCCTCGGGCTCAAAGACAGCTCCGGCGATCTCTTTTACTTCAAGAAAATCAAGCGTCTCATCGGCGACCGCGACCTAACCCTCCTAATCGGCCCCGAGGAACTCTTGGCCGAGTCTCTCTTGGCCGGAGGAAACGGGGGCATCAATGGCGGCGCCAACGTATTTCCCAAACTCTACGTCAAGATCTACGAACTCATGGAGGCGGGGGATTTCCGCACAGCCGAAACCCTGCAACGAGAGGTTATGGAGATCTCAAGCCGTCTCTTCACGATCGGGAAACACGGTTCCAGCATCATCAAAGGCCTGAAAGGGGCGCTGGAAGTCCGCGGGATCGCCGGACGACACCTCGCTTCCCCATTTTCCGGATTTAAGGATGAGGACCTGCAAAGAGTCGAGAAAACGGTTCAAGCCTTGGAAGCCCGCCCGGTTCTAGCGCCCTATCTGGCCTAG